One window from the genome of Mumia sp. ZJ1417 encodes:
- a CDS encoding alpha-ketoglutarate-dependent dioxygenase AlkB produces the protein MSVQFQGSLFDTADEPTLGPLADGLVRHDLAYGAWIDLRPRWVDGADDLFAHLHDRVEWRADEREMYERVVAVPRLLAWFGERATWPHPLLDRARDELGDHYEAELGERFATAGLCLYRDGRDSVAWHGDRIGRSRSQDTMVAILSLGSPRRLALRPRGGGASMSFTLGSGDLLVMGGTCQRTWEHAIPKTAKPVGPRISVQLRPRGVL, from the coding sequence ATGTCCGTCCAGTTCCAGGGGTCGCTCTTCGACACCGCCGACGAGCCCACCCTCGGCCCCCTCGCTGACGGCCTCGTGCGCCACGACCTCGCGTACGGGGCATGGATCGACCTGCGGCCCCGCTGGGTGGACGGTGCCGACGACCTGTTCGCCCACCTGCACGACCGGGTGGAGTGGCGTGCCGACGAGCGCGAGATGTACGAGCGTGTGGTCGCCGTTCCTCGGCTGCTCGCCTGGTTCGGCGAGCGCGCGACGTGGCCGCACCCGCTGCTCGACCGTGCGCGCGACGAGCTCGGTGACCACTACGAGGCCGAGCTGGGCGAGCGTTTCGCGACGGCCGGGCTGTGCCTCTACCGAGACGGGCGCGACTCCGTCGCGTGGCACGGAGACCGGATCGGGCGCAGCCGCTCGCAGGACACGATGGTCGCGATCCTGTCGCTGGGCTCGCCGCGGCGTCTCGCGCTGCGCCCTCGCGGTGGGGGCGCCTCGATGTCGTTCACGCTCGGCTCGGGCGACCTGCTCGTGATGGGCGGCACGTGCCAGCGCACCTGGGAGCACGCGATCCCCAAGACCGCGAAGCCTGTGGGGCCGCGCATCAGCGTCCAGCTCCGCCCCCGCGGCGTCCTCTAG
- a CDS encoding DUF2200 domain-containing protein gives MSRIFTVSFASVYPLYVEKVEKKGRTKAEVDRVIEWLTGFDDAELKGHLDAETTFEDFFAEARLNPNAPLITGVVCGVRVEDIEDPLMQKIRYLDKLVDELAKGKAMEKILRA, from the coding sequence ATGAGCCGTATCTTCACCGTCAGCTTCGCCTCGGTTTATCCGCTCTATGTGGAGAAGGTCGAGAAGAAGGGGCGTACGAAGGCCGAGGTGGATCGGGTGATCGAGTGGCTGACCGGCTTCGACGACGCGGAGCTCAAGGGTCACCTCGACGCGGAGACGACCTTCGAGGACTTCTTTGCCGAGGCGCGGCTGAACCCGAACGCGCCCTTGATCACCGGAGTGGTCTGCGGGGTGCGGGTCGAGGACATCGAGGACCCGCTGATGCAGAAGATCCGCTACCTCGACAAGCTCGTCGACGAGCTGGCCAAGGGCAAGGCGATGGAGAAGATTCTCCGGGCCTAG
- the typA gene encoding translational GTPase TypA, translated as MPTRSDLRNVAIVAHVDHGKTTLVDAMLQQQGTYDEHHQLAERAMDSGDLEREKGITILAKNTAVSYSGPGAPDGGVTINIIDTPGHADFGGEVERGLSMVDGVVLLVDASEGPLPQTRFVLRKALHAKMPVVLVVNKVDRPDARISEVVEEAYELFMDLLDDSTDADALNFPVVYASAKAGRASLTQPADGGLPDSEDLMPLFQTILDTVPAPTYTEDAPLQAHVTNLDASPFLGRLALIRVHEGTLRKGAQVAWCKRDGSVDRVKITELLKTEALERVPAEEAGPGDIVAVAGIPEIMIGETLADADNPQPLPLIQVDEPAISMTIGTNTSPMAGREKGTKVTARLVKDRLERELVGNVSIKVLPTERPDAWEVQGRGELALAILVEQMRREGFELTVGKPEVVTRIVDGKVQEPVERLTIDCPEEYLGTVTQLLAVRKGRMEQMTNHGTGWVRMEFLVPARGLIGFRTEFLTDTRGTGIAHHVFEGYEPWLGDISTRPSGSLVADRAGAASAYAMTSLQERGVMFVDPTTEVYEGMIVGENSREDDMDVNITKEKKQTNVRSATSDNFEKLIPPKKLSLEQSLEFCREDECVEVTPSNVRIRKVILDAGERARSKRRGPKG; from the coding sequence ATGCCCACACGCTCCGATCTCCGCAACGTCGCGATCGTCGCGCACGTCGACCACGGCAAGACCACCCTCGTCGACGCCATGCTTCAGCAGCAGGGCACGTACGACGAGCACCACCAGCTCGCCGAGCGCGCGATGGACTCCGGTGACCTCGAGCGCGAGAAGGGCATCACGATCCTCGCGAAGAACACCGCCGTCTCGTACTCCGGCCCCGGCGCCCCCGACGGCGGCGTCACGATCAACATCATCGACACCCCGGGCCACGCCGACTTCGGCGGCGAGGTCGAGCGTGGACTCTCGATGGTCGACGGCGTGGTCCTGCTGGTCGACGCGTCTGAGGGCCCGCTTCCGCAGACGCGGTTCGTGCTCCGCAAGGCGCTGCACGCCAAGATGCCGGTCGTCCTCGTCGTCAACAAGGTCGACCGTCCGGACGCCCGCATCAGCGAGGTCGTCGAGGAGGCGTACGAGCTGTTCATGGACCTGCTCGACGACTCCACCGACGCCGACGCGCTCAACTTCCCCGTGGTCTATGCCTCGGCGAAGGCCGGCCGCGCGTCGCTCACGCAGCCCGCGGACGGGGGTCTGCCCGACAGCGAGGACCTCATGCCGCTGTTCCAGACGATCCTCGACACCGTCCCCGCACCGACCTACACCGAGGACGCGCCGCTCCAGGCGCACGTCACCAACCTCGACGCCTCGCCGTTCCTCGGTCGTCTCGCGCTGATCCGCGTCCACGAGGGCACGCTGCGCAAGGGCGCCCAGGTCGCGTGGTGCAAGCGCGACGGCTCGGTCGACCGGGTCAAGATCACCGAGCTGCTCAAGACCGAGGCGCTCGAGCGGGTCCCCGCCGAGGAGGCCGGCCCCGGCGACATCGTCGCGGTCGCCGGGATCCCCGAGATCATGATCGGCGAGACGCTCGCCGACGCCGACAACCCGCAGCCCCTGCCGCTCATCCAGGTCGACGAGCCGGCGATCTCGATGACCATCGGCACCAACACCTCGCCGATGGCGGGGCGCGAGAAGGGCACGAAGGTCACCGCCCGCCTGGTCAAGGACCGCCTCGAGCGCGAGCTGGTCGGCAACGTCTCGATCAAGGTCCTGCCGACCGAGCGTCCGGATGCGTGGGAGGTGCAGGGGCGTGGTGAGCTCGCCCTGGCGATCCTGGTGGAGCAGATGCGCCGCGAAGGCTTCGAGCTGACCGTGGGCAAGCCCGAGGTCGTGACGCGCATCGTCGACGGCAAGGTGCAGGAGCCCGTCGAGCGCCTCACGATCGACTGCCCCGAGGAGTACCTCGGCACCGTCACCCAGCTCCTCGCCGTCCGTAAGGGCCGCATGGAGCAGATGACGAACCACGGCACCGGCTGGGTCCGGATGGAGTTCCTCGTCCCGGCGCGCGGCCTGATCGGTTTTCGCACGGAGTTCCTCACCGACACCCGAGGCACCGGCATCGCGCACCACGTGTTCGAGGGGTACGAGCCGTGGCTGGGCGACATCTCGACGCGTCCGAGCGGCTCACTGGTGGCCGACCGTGCGGGCGCCGCATCGGCGTACGCGATGACGAGCCTGCAGGAGCGCGGCGTCATGTTCGTCGACCCGACGACCGAGGTGTACGAGGGCATGATCGTCGGCGAGAACAGCCGCGAAGACGACATGGACGTCAACATCACCAAGGAGAAGAAGCAGACCAACGTGCGCTCCGCAACCTCCGACAACTTCGAGAAGCTGATCCCGCCGAAGAAGCTGTCGCTCGAGCAGAGCCTGGAGTTCTGCCGCGAGGACGAGTGCGTCGAGGTCACGCCGAGCAACGTCCGGATCCGCAAGGTGATCCTGGACGCCGGCGAGCGCGCGCGTTCGAAGCGCCGCGGCCCCAAGGGCTGA
- a CDS encoding DHA2 family efflux MFS transporter permease subunit: MADTQSSTQQPEYPENIDAAVLKIAGVVILGVIMSILDITVVNVALPTFQEEFGSAEDPLAYSHVAWTVTAYTLALATVIPVTGWAADRFGTKRLFIVAIGLFTAGSVLCAAAQDINQLIAYRVLQGLGGGMIMPLGMTIMTRAAGPNRMGRLMAILGIPMLLGPILGPIIGGWLIENASWHWIFLINLPIGIVTVIYAWRALPGDRPEPSESFDVVGMLLLSPGLALFLFGVSSIPEKGTFADPRVWVSMLVGALLMLAFVWHSFRPEHPLLDLRLFRNRELTISVIVMFLFVAAFFGSLLLVPTYFQQVRGESTLNAGLLVASQGIGAMVTMPIAGRLTDRIPIGRIVPFGILGILVGMFPLTQITSETDYWKIVLALFVMGLGMGGTMMPMFTAALKTLRHHEVARGTTLININQQIGSSVGVAVMSVLLTNWLPPQRIWYAVVGSWDNPELVPQLGGQRVVDAFLADAGAAFASTFWVAWVLMLLTLIPVAFLPRRREKVLVLDTEDATVPPAH, encoded by the coding sequence ATGGCTGACACGCAGAGCTCGACCCAGCAGCCGGAGTACCCAGAGAACATCGACGCCGCGGTCCTCAAGATCGCGGGGGTGGTCATCCTCGGGGTGATCATGTCGATCCTCGACATCACGGTGGTCAACGTCGCGCTGCCGACGTTCCAGGAGGAGTTCGGTTCCGCCGAGGATCCGCTGGCGTACTCCCATGTCGCCTGGACGGTCACCGCGTACACGCTCGCGCTGGCCACGGTCATCCCCGTGACAGGCTGGGCGGCCGACAGGTTCGGCACCAAACGCCTCTTCATCGTCGCGATCGGCCTGTTCACCGCTGGCTCGGTGCTGTGCGCCGCGGCACAGGACATCAACCAGCTCATCGCCTACCGCGTCCTGCAGGGACTCGGTGGCGGCATGATCATGCCGCTGGGCATGACGATCATGACCCGTGCCGCCGGCCCCAACCGGATGGGCCGCCTGATGGCGATCCTCGGCATCCCGATGCTGCTCGGCCCGATCCTGGGCCCGATCATCGGCGGCTGGCTGATCGAGAACGCGAGCTGGCACTGGATCTTCCTGATCAACCTGCCGATCGGGATCGTGACGGTCATCTACGCGTGGAGGGCGCTTCCCGGTGATCGGCCGGAGCCGTCGGAGTCGTTCGACGTCGTGGGGATGCTGCTCCTGTCGCCAGGCCTCGCGCTGTTCCTGTTCGGCGTCTCGTCGATCCCTGAGAAGGGCACGTTCGCCGACCCGCGCGTCTGGGTCTCGATGCTCGTCGGTGCGCTCTTGATGCTCGCGTTCGTGTGGCACTCGTTCCGCCCGGAGCACCCGCTGCTGGACCTGCGGCTCTTCCGCAACCGCGAACTCACGATCTCGGTGATCGTGATGTTCCTGTTCGTCGCCGCGTTCTTCGGCAGCCTGCTGCTGGTCCCGACGTACTTCCAGCAGGTGCGTGGCGAGTCGACGCTCAATGCCGGCCTGCTCGTGGCGTCGCAGGGCATCGGGGCGATGGTGACGATGCCGATCGCGGGTCGCCTCACCGACAGGATCCCGATCGGCCGCATCGTGCCGTTTGGGATCCTCGGGATCCTCGTGGGGATGTTCCCGCTGACCCAGATCACGTCAGAGACCGACTACTGGAAGATCGTGCTCGCGCTGTTCGTGATGGGCCTGGGCATGGGCGGCACGATGATGCCGATGTTCACCGCGGCCCTCAAGACGCTGAGGCACCACGAGGTGGCGCGCGGCACGACGCTCATCAACATCAACCAGCAGATCGGGAGCTCGGTGGGCGTCGCGGTGATGTCGGTGCTGCTCACGAACTGGCTGCCGCCACAGCGGATCTGGTACGCCGTCGTCGGGTCGTGGGACAACCCCGAGCTCGTGCCGCAGCTCGGTGGCCAACGGGTGGTCGACGCGTTCCTCGCCGATGCCGGGGCGGCCTTCGCCAGCACGTTCTGGGTGGCCTGGGTGCTGATGCTGCTCACGTTGATCCCCGTGGCCTTCCTGCCTCGCCGCAGAGAGAAGGTGCTGGTGCTCGACACCGAGGACGCGACCGTGCCGCCCGCGCACTGA